A genomic segment from Methanoplanus limicola DSM 2279 encodes:
- a CDS encoding exosortase/archaeosortase family protein, with amino-acid sequence MPQTTRGVNSPAVIALIWIILIIILLSVYFITTPSSYSKMDALLIWILSCISLLYLSTKDQICFNKKDKIFAILAGTGVCIFSFLNIPLGLGNPPYSIGEFSILLSGAGIILFGIAGYKKLILPVLFPLIAVLGFEGYEIFLRNQDWLIGPLIPPTVMLSSGIMNIAGLNPTVSGNTISYLSVSGETINLAIVYDCTGIWSLGTFTVASLIVLSTFPESINLRSVCFVSIGYIGTYAANIGRIFLISLSGYIYGPVGVIEQVHVHIGWVLFTIWMIIFWYIYFKHFIDLKFLNKISIE; translated from the coding sequence ATGCCACAGACAACCAGGGGAGTAAATTCGCCAGCAGTAATAGCATTAATATGGATAATATTGATAATTATACTACTGAGTGTTTATTTTATTACAACCCCAAGCAGTTATTCCAAAATGGATGCACTCTTGATCTGGATATTATCCTGTATATCTTTACTATATCTCTCTACAAAAGATCAGATCTGCTTCAATAAAAAAGATAAAATATTTGCTATATTAGCCGGAACAGGAGTCTGTATATTCAGTTTTTTAAATATACCGCTTGGCCTTGGCAATCCACCATATTCCATAGGAGAATTTTCAATCCTTCTTTCAGGTGCAGGTATTATCCTATTTGGGATCGCAGGATATAAGAAACTGATTCTCCCCGTATTATTTCCATTAATTGCAGTGCTTGGATTTGAAGGATATGAAATATTTCTCCGGAACCAGGACTGGCTTATAGGTCCGCTGATTCCACCAACTGTTATGTTATCCTCCGGGATTATGAATATTGCCGGACTTAATCCCACAGTTTCCGGAAATACTATATCTTATCTTTCAGTATCAGGTGAAACCATAAATCTTGCAATAGTTTATGACTGTACTGGGATATGGTCACTTGGGACATTCACAGTTGCTTCGCTTATTGTTCTTTCAACATTTCCAGAAAGCATAAACTTAAGGTCGGTCTGTTTTGTATCGATAGGATATATCGGGACTTATGCTGCAAACATCGGAAGAATATTTCTGATTTCTTTAAGCGGATATATATATGGACCTGTAGGAGTAATTGAACAGGTACATGTTCACATAGGATGGGTACTCTTTACAATCTGGATGATTATCTTTTGGTATATTTATTTCAAACATTTTATTGACCTTAAATTTCTGAATAAAATATCCATTGAATAG
- the ftsA gene encoding coenzyme F390 synthetase, with amino-acid sequence MAFFNEEKETMPRADLDILIDERVRNTVRYAAENSLFYKKWFLEHKIDPLSIKEHEDLRELPIITGDTIRQNQPPVTEKFNFKSVSCRNVHTINETSGTSGVPKSFFLTWDDWKRYSEKYARIFVSYGLERGDRVAICASYGMNVGASAMTMAAKEIGLTIIPEGKCTFPLRVIESYKPTAIVGSVFKLIRLAKRMEAAGLDPKKSGIRKLIVGGESFAPESRAYLDSLWGFETCNSYGSTEGTMCGECGQREGLHVAEDLIHLDLYDQTMNGFVSDGEEGKIVITTLVPEGENAGTVLINYNTDDITSVISRDVCSCKRTHMRINNPKRDAENYYIYGVPVNRTDVEAAVFYPENMQYLTGEYEAFIYSGEDLDETIMRVSMECEDLSRCNRGLIKDNFTDKFLKRVPGLKLQYEEGQLKIAFRFTEKGGLELYRLKARPKRIVDRR; translated from the coding sequence ATGGCTTTTTTTAACGAAGAGAAGGAGACGATGCCAAGGGCAGACCTTGACATTCTTATTGATGAGAGGGTCAGAAATACTGTAAGATATGCTGCTGAAAATTCATTATTCTACAAAAAATGGTTTTTGGAACATAAGATAGATCCACTTTCAATAAAAGAGCATGAGGATTTAAGGGAGCTTCCGATTATCACCGGAGATACTATCAGGCAAAATCAGCCGCCTGTTACTGAAAAATTTAATTTTAAAAGTGTGAGCTGCCGGAATGTCCATACTATTAATGAGACGAGCGGAACAAGCGGAGTTCCAAAGTCCTTCTTTCTTACATGGGATGACTGGAAGAGATATTCTGAAAAATATGCCCGGATTTTTGTATCATATGGTCTTGAAAGGGGAGACAGGGTCGCAATATGTGCATCATACGGCATGAATGTCGGTGCCAGTGCAATGACGATGGCTGCAAAAGAGATAGGCCTGACTATAATTCCGGAGGGAAAATGCACATTTCCGTTAAGGGTTATAGAGAGTTATAAGCCCACCGCCATTGTCGGCAGTGTCTTTAAGCTGATCCGGCTTGCAAAGAGAATGGAGGCAGCAGGGCTTGACCCGAAAAAATCAGGCATAAGAAAATTAATTGTCGGAGGGGAGAGTTTTGCTCCGGAATCAAGGGCATATCTTGACAGCCTGTGGGGCTTTGAAACCTGCAACTCATATGGGAGCACTGAAGGGACAATGTGCGGAGAGTGCGGACAGAGAGAGGGGCTGCATGTTGCTGAGGACCTCATTCACCTTGATCTCTATGACCAGACTATGAACGGTTTTGTGTCGGATGGAGAAGAAGGAAAGATCGTCATCACAACTCTTGTGCCTGAAGGCGAAAATGCCGGAACAGTGCTTATAAATTACAATACTGATGACATCACAAGCGTTATATCCAGAGATGTCTGCTCCTGCAAAAGAACCCATATGAGAATTAACAACCCAAAGAGGGATGCTGAGAATTATTACATATACGGTGTTCCGGTCAACAGGACTGATGTTGAGGCGGCTGTCTTTTATCCGGAAAATATGCAGTACCTGACAGGAGAGTATGAAGCATTCATCTACAGTGGTGAGGACCTGGATGAGACGATAATGCGTGTCTCCATGGAATGTGAAGATTTAAGCAGGTGCAACCGCGGGCTTATAAAAGATAATTTTACAGATAAATTCCTGAAGAGAGTTCCAGGACTGAAATTACAGTATGAAGAGGGCCAGTTAAAGATTGCTTTCAGGTTTACTGAAAAGGGCGGACTTGAACTATACAGGCTTAAGGCCCGGCCAAAGAGAATTGTCGACAGAAGGTAA